GCCATATTGAGGTCATATCGGCTCGATTGCCCCTCCTTGAGGCGTCGAGAAATCAGATTAACGTATTCATGTCGCGTTTGCGCCAACTCTTTGAGAATAGCCAGACGTTGTTGTGCACCACGCAAGATAAAGTACTGACGTGCTATTTCACTCGCAATGAGTAGCCGTACCCCCTCTGCACCAACTTCTGCCCTGATAGCATCCGATTGTGCGGCATTAACACTAGCACGCACCCCTCCGCTTATATCTAGCTCCCACGCCAAACCAATACCCGCACTATACGCTCTCACATCCGGCATCCCCTGCTTATACGGTGAGGGGAGTCCGCTATGGGTTGTTGAAGCCGATGTTTGTAAATCTACTGTCGGCAAAAGACGCGAGGCATGTGTATCCGCTCCTGCACGTGCAGCCTTTATACGGCTCATTGCAATCCCTACATCATGGTTGGAGATGAGAGCTTTTTCGATGAGAGTGCTCAATATAGGATCGTTAAACTTCCCCCACCACTCTCTATCCTCTGTGAGAGAACTATCGGCATGGTGAAAAGTTGCTGAGAGGTTGGAATCGAGTTTAGGAGGAGAAGCTTCAGGCGTCGCGCACCCAGATAGTAAAAGTATCGAAGCGATAGAGAGCCAAAACGTGTGATGCCGTAAAAATATTTTTTGCATAAAATTCCCCTAACAAACATGGGGAAATTCTACTCTCACCTTAGAGGATTGTCATTCGCATTTGTTCATCTTTTTCAACCGACTCAGATGTTGCGGTGTGATTCCCAAATACGAAGCGATATGATATTGCGGTACTTTATCGAGCAGATACGGGGTTGTTTCTAAAAACTGCGCAAATCGTGATTCTGCATTCATCACTAACTGAGAGAAAAACTTTTGATGCACCAACGAATACGCCAAATCACTCGATCGTCTCATAAACTCCGACCATTTGAGATGATGAGTACATAAATAATCTTTCTCCTCTTTTTTCATGATATGAAAGGAACAATCGGTGATGGCTTCAAAATGAAGCTTTGAGGGGGTTTGACATAAATAGCTATCATAATCGAACACAACCAGATTGGTCAAATGGGAATTTTCATCGTTAAAATAGATATACCATGTCGTATCTTTCCCCTTTTCATCGATGTAATACCCCCGCGCAATACCCGATTCTAGAAAATAGATACTGTCGTGAATATGCTCTGCGTGGTGAATGGTCTCCCCTTTTTGAAAATGCTTTTGACGAAACATTTGCGTAAGCGATTGCAGTTCATCACCATCTAATACGATATTTTTGTTTAAAAATTCCAGCAATTTGCTCACTATTTATCTCTCTTATTTCAGATTATACATGACGCTATTCTACTGTTTTATCCTCAACACACGATTCGT
The Sulfuricurvum sp. DNA segment above includes these coding regions:
- a CDS encoding Crp/Fnr family transcriptional regulator, which produces MLEFLNKNIVLDGDELQSLTQMFRQKHFQKGETIHHAEHIHDSIYFLESGIARGYYIDEKGKDTTWYIYFNDENSHLTNLVVFDYDSYLCQTPSKLHFEAITDCSFHIMKKEEKDYLCTHHLKWSEFMRRSSDLAYSLVHQKFFSQLVMNAESRFAQFLETTPYLLDKVPQYHIASYLGITPQHLSRLKKMNKCE